The following coding sequences are from one Gossypium hirsutum isolate 1008001.06 chromosome A12, Gossypium_hirsutum_v2.1, whole genome shotgun sequence window:
- the LOC107926769 gene encoding AP-3 complex subunit sigma isoform X1 encodes MIKAVMVMNTQGKSRLAKFYEYLSVEKQQELIRGVFSVLCSRAENVSNFIDAESIFGLDSRLVYKHFATLYFVFVFDSSENELAVLDLIQDVLPSVFVETLDKCFQNVCELDIVFNYSKIHTILDEMVFGGQVVETSSSEIMKAVEEISKLEAASNAISLIPKSASGWRSR; translated from the exons ATGATAAAAGCTGTCATGGTGATGAACACTCAAGGCAAGTCACGACTGGCAAAATTTTATGAGTATCTG TCAGTGGAGAAGCAGCAGGAGCTTATTCGCGGCGTCTTTTCAG tcTTATGCAGTAGAGCTGAGAACGTAAGCAATTTCATAGATGCGGAATCAATTTTTGGTCTg GATAGTCGTCTTGTATACAAGCATTTTGCTACACTTTACTTTGTCTTTgtatttgatagttctgaaaacgAGCTAGCCGTGCTTGACTTGATACAAG ATGTGCTGCCTTCAGTTTTTGTGGAAACGTTGGACAAATGCTTCCAGAATGTTTGCGAGCTTGACATCGTGTTCAATTACAGCAAG ATACACACTATCCTGGATGAGATGGTTTTTGGTGGTCAAGTGGTGGAAACAAGTTCATCAGAAATTATGAAGGCAGTTGAAGAGATATCTAA GTTAGAAGCTGCCTCGAATGCCATCTCACTCATCCCGAAATCTGCTTCTGGTTGGCGAAGTAGGTAG
- the LOC107926769 gene encoding AP-3 complex subunit sigma isoform X2 gives MIKAVMVMNTQGKSRLAKFYEYLSVEKQQELIRGVFSVLCSRAENVSNFIDAESIFGLDSRLVYKHFATLYFVFVFDSSENELAVLDLIQVFVETLDKCFQNVCELDIVFNYSKIHTILDEMVFGGQVVETSSSEIMKAVEEISKLEAASNAISLIPKSASGWRSR, from the exons ATGATAAAAGCTGTCATGGTGATGAACACTCAAGGCAAGTCACGACTGGCAAAATTTTATGAGTATCTG TCAGTGGAGAAGCAGCAGGAGCTTATTCGCGGCGTCTTTTCAG tcTTATGCAGTAGAGCTGAGAACGTAAGCAATTTCATAGATGCGGAATCAATTTTTGGTCTg GATAGTCGTCTTGTATACAAGCATTTTGCTACACTTTACTTTGTCTTTgtatttgatagttctgaaaacgAGCTAGCCGTGCTTGACTTGATACAAG TTTTTGTGGAAACGTTGGACAAATGCTTCCAGAATGTTTGCGAGCTTGACATCGTGTTCAATTACAGCAAG ATACACACTATCCTGGATGAGATGGTTTTTGGTGGTCAAGTGGTGGAAACAAGTTCATCAGAAATTATGAAGGCAGTTGAAGAGATATCTAA GTTAGAAGCTGCCTCGAATGCCATCTCACTCATCCCGAAATCTGCTTCTGGTTGGCGAAGTAGGTAG